In Marinitoga hydrogenitolerans DSM 16785, the following are encoded in one genomic region:
- a CDS encoding diguanylate cyclase domain-containing protein has translation MENYILKSINSALKFIEENISNDFSLEDIAEYSNFSLSYLYKLFNLIVGMSIKEYIRKRRLSKSVYDLFNSNMNILEIAIKYQYNTYESYSRAFKKEFGLCPSEVRKKKINVPLFKPITLNGGDIIMENRNYLLLIDIDKFADINKTYGRKFGDLVLSQIPERIKEVLNKENFDYENKKAENIERLGGDEFVIVLKNADEKNAKYISKKILENIKKPFAYENIQVTASIGITEYVLLNKDTYDDAYKAMINAKKEGRNTFKLI, from the coding sequence ATGGAAAATTACATACTAAAAAGTATTAATTCTGCATTGAAATTTATAGAAGAAAATATATCAAATGATTTTTCTTTAGAAGATATTGCTGAATATTCAAATTTTTCATTATCTTACCTATATAAATTGTTTAATTTAATTGTTGGTATGAGCATTAAAGAATATATCAGAAAAAGAAGGCTTTCAAAGTCTGTATATGATTTGTTTAATTCTAATATGAATATTTTAGAAATTGCTATCAAATATCAATATAATACCTATGAATCATATTCAAGAGCATTCAAAAAAGAATTCGGATTATGTCCTAGTGAAGTTAGAAAGAAAAAAATAAATGTACCGTTATTTAAACCTATAACTTTAAATGGAGGGGATATTATTATGGAAAATAGAAACTATTTATTGCTTATTGATATTGATAAATTTGCGGATATTAATAAAACATACGGAAGAAAATTTGGTGATTTAGTTCTATCACAGATCCCTGAAAGAATAAAAGAAGTTTTAAATAAGGAGAATTTTGACTATGAAAATAAAAAAGCTGAAAACATTGAAAGATTAGGTGGAGATGAATTCGTTATTGTATTGAAAAATGCTGATGAAAAAAATGCAAAATATATTTCTAAAAAAATTTTAGAAAATATTAAAAAACCATTTGCTTATGAAAATATTCAGGTAACCGCAAGTATAGGAATCACTGAATACGTTTTATTAAATAAAGATACTTATGATGATGCTTACAAAGCTATGATTAATGCAAAAAAAGAAGGCAGAAATACTTTTAAATTAATATAG
- a CDS encoding DUF2202 domain-containing protein: protein MKKKLASFIFTVFIFITIFSNLPTFTPIINKPIDVSTLPYETLSSTEINSIMRMREEEKLARDVYLTLYNAWEIQIFYNIATRAEQLHMDSVKALIDKYDLEDPVKDDTIGIFSDKEMQKLYYDLVTLGTKSEVDALKVGATIEDLDIFDLDLALKEVDNKDIILVYDALIKGSENHMRAFINTLKQYNAYYEPQFISIDRFDQILNDTNTMQNNGQQHKGGQK, encoded by the coding sequence ATGAAGAAAAAGTTAGCTAGTTTTATATTTACAGTGTTTATTTTTATCACAATATTTTCTAACCTTCCTACCTTTACTCCGATTATTAATAAACCAATTGATGTATCAACTTTACCCTACGAAACACTTTCATCTACAGAGATAAATTCTATTATGAGAATGAGAGAAGAGGAAAAGTTAGCACGTGATGTATATTTGACACTATATAATGCATGGGAAATACAAATATTTTACAATATAGCAACACGTGCAGAACAACTTCATATGGATTCCGTTAAAGCTCTCATTGATAAATATGATCTTGAAGATCCTGTAAAAGATGATACTATAGGTATTTTTAGTGATAAGGAAATGCAAAAATTATATTATGATCTAGTTACACTCGGTACAAAATCAGAAGTTGACGCTTTAAAGGTTGGTGCAACTATTGAAGATTTAGATATTTTTGATTTGGATCTTGCTCTAAAAGAAGTTGATAATAAAGATATTATATTAGTTTATGATGCACTTATTAAAGGTTCAGAAAATCATATGCGGGCTTTTATAAATACACTTAAACAATATAATGCATATTATGAACCACAATTTATCAGTATTGATAGATTTGATCAAATACTAAACGATACAAATACAATGCAAAATAATGGTCAGCAACATAAAGGAGGACAAAAATAA
- a CDS encoding amidase family protein, protein MELMNLTIEKVNKLFDEKKINSVDLVEFYLERISKLQNLNAILEINPDAIFIAQKLDLERKKGKIRSKLHGIPIIIKGNIDTNDKIQTTAGAKALEGNFAKEDAYLVKLLRKAGAVILGKANLTEFANFVSFKMKNGYSTLGGQTKNPYGNFDTGGSSSGSAVAVAADLCLAAIGTETSGSILSPSSSNSCVGLKPTTGSISRSGIIPISYTQDTAGPITRTVKDAYEIFKILSKYDKKDAATYIVKDYKPKFSEIKDYKGMIFGYSEDHIKWLEDEKRDAFFEALKKVEKLGGKIIKVKFENLDKISNINVLYYEFKHGINNYLKDKDLEVKTLNDIIKYNYKNPRAIKYGQNILIKSDGTNINDKEYLESLLNDRKYSRKLGIDKIIEEHNLTALIFPANYGAGIAAKAGYPSITVPCSYINGEPFGLTFTARFLEEEKLFSLAQCYEQSYNVRKLPKIITSYNEFKEKYKI, encoded by the coding sequence ATGGAATTGATGAATTTAACAATTGAAAAAGTTAATAAATTATTTGATGAAAAAAAAATCAATAGTGTAGATCTAGTTGAATTTTATTTAGAAAGAATCTCAAAACTTCAAAATTTAAATGCAATATTAGAAATTAATCCTGATGCTATATTTATTGCTCAGAAATTAGATTTGGAACGAAAAAAAGGTAAAATAAGAAGTAAATTACATGGAATTCCTATAATCATTAAAGGAAATATTGACACAAATGATAAAATACAAACAACAGCTGGAGCAAAAGCTTTAGAAGGAAACTTTGCAAAAGAAGATGCATATTTAGTTAAATTATTAAGAAAAGCGGGAGCTGTTATTTTAGGGAAAGCAAATTTAACAGAATTTGCCAATTTTGTTTCTTTTAAGATGAAAAACGGTTACTCAACATTAGGAGGTCAAACAAAAAATCCTTATGGTAATTTTGATACTGGAGGTTCAAGCTCTGGATCTGCAGTAGCTGTAGCAGCAGATTTGTGTCTAGCAGCTATTGGTACTGAAACATCTGGTTCTATTCTATCACCAAGCAGTTCAAATTCATGTGTAGGTCTGAAACCAACTACAGGTTCAATTAGTAGAAGTGGGATTATACCGATTTCATATACACAAGATACCGCTGGTCCAATAACCAGAACAGTTAAAGATGCTTATGAAATATTTAAAATATTGAGTAAATATGATAAAAAAGATGCTGCTACTTATATAGTAAAAGATTATAAGCCGAAATTTAGCGAAATAAAAGATTATAAGGGGATGATTTTTGGATATTCTGAAGATCATATAAAATGGTTAGAGGATGAAAAAAGAGATGCTTTTTTTGAAGCGTTGAAAAAAGTTGAGAAATTGGGTGGGAAAATAATTAAAGTAAAATTTGAGAATTTGGACAAAATAAGTAACATCAATGTTCTTTATTATGAATTTAAACATGGAATAAATAATTATTTAAAAGATAAAGATTTAGAAGTAAAAACGTTGAATGATATTATAAAATATAATTATAAAAATCCAAGGGCAATAAAATATGGACAAAATATTTTAATTAAATCAGATGGAACAAATATAAATGATAAAGAATACTTAGAAAGTTTATTAAATGATAGAAAATATTCGAGAAAATTAGGGATCGATAAAATTATTGAAGAACACAATTTAACCGCTCTAATATTCCCAGCTAATTATGGTGCAGGTATTGCTGCTAAAGCAGGATATCCTTCTATAACTGTTCCGTGTTCTTATATAAACGGTGAACCGTTTGGATTGACTTTTACAGCAAGATTTTTAGAAGAAGAAAAATTATTTTCATTAGCTCAATGTTATGAACAATCTTATAATGTAAGAAAATTGCCAAAAATAATAACATCTTATAATGAATTTAAAGAAAAATATAAAATTTAG
- a CDS encoding aspartate aminotransferase family protein — protein MILKMYDYFNIDIDYAKGIYIYSKEGEKYIDTFSGIGVLSFGHSNENLINAMKNKMQRYMHLSNFFLDEDVEWVANKLIEFTDKNGAVFFTNSGTESTEAALKAIKKISTKEKNKIIYFKKGFHGRTLGALSINGFEKLKSPFRPLLPYCKEFEFNDVDGFNDYMKYHGDEIIAVFVEAIQGSGGVMELTKEFSEILNKYHNEKNFILVCDEVQAGLGRTGKFFSYEHFNLKPDIITVGKSLGGGLPLGATIFLNDTTNILKPGDHGSTFAPNPVALAGARYMLDNLPNMLDDVFEKGNYLKNKLESMKTYKIADIRGKGLMIGIELDEPYPDLRESAFKRGLLLNIISNNSVIRLLPALNISYDEIDEIIKILEELL, from the coding sequence ATGATATTAAAAATGTATGATTATTTTAATATAGATATAGATTACGCAAAAGGTATATATATATATTCTAAAGAAGGAGAGAAATATATAGACACTTTTTCTGGTATAGGAGTATTATCTTTTGGTCATTCAAATGAAAATTTAATAAATGCTATGAAAAATAAAATGCAGAGATATATGCATTTATCTAATTTCTTTTTAGATGAAGATGTAGAGTGGGTTGCTAACAAATTAATTGAGTTTACCGATAAAAATGGTGCAGTTTTCTTTACTAATTCAGGTACAGAATCCACAGAAGCGGCTTTAAAAGCAATAAAAAAAATATCAACTAAAGAAAAAAATAAAATTATTTATTTTAAAAAAGGGTTTCATGGTAGAACATTAGGAGCGTTATCTATTAATGGATTTGAAAAATTAAAATCCCCATTTAGACCTTTGTTGCCTTATTGTAAAGAGTTTGAATTTAATGATGTAGATGGATTTAATGATTATATGAAATATCATGGTGATGAAATTATAGCTGTTTTTGTTGAAGCAATTCAGGGTTCTGGTGGAGTAATGGAATTAACAAAAGAATTTTCTGAAATATTAAATAAATATCATAATGAAAAAAATTTTATATTGGTTTGTGATGAAGTTCAAGCTGGATTAGGCAGAACAGGTAAATTTTTTTCATATGAACATTTTAATCTTAAACCTGATATAATTACTGTAGGAAAATCATTAGGTGGAGGATTACCATTAGGTGCAACTATATTTTTAAATGACACTACTAATATTTTAAAACCAGGTGATCATGGTTCTACTTTTGCACCAAATCCAGTTGCTTTAGCTGGTGCAAGATATATGTTGGATAATTTACCAAATATGTTGGATGATGTGTTTGAAAAAGGGAATTATTTAAAAAACAAATTAGAAAGTATGAAAACTTATAAAATTGCTGATATAAGAGGAAAAGGATTAATGATTGGTATTGAATTAGATGAACCATATCCTGATTTAAGAGAAAGTGCTTTTAAAAGAGGATTATTATTGAATATTATTTCCAATAACAGTGTGATCAGATTATTACCAGCTTTAAATATCTCTTATGATGAGATAGATGAGATCATTAAAATATTGGAGGAATTATTATGA
- a CDS encoding amidohydrolase: MISPIELRYILHQNPELGFKEFKTTQILENAINKLKEHYNINVEILKPLETGLIIKYQPVEKNEFVLFRSDIDALPIKEKNNIDFKSKNENMHACGHDIHMSILYGLIKYAFENKIQKNILFLFQPAEEGGGGAKKVIDSGIFNNFNIIKAYALHVTDEYEKGVIATSKGVLFASAVEIDIEFFGKNSHIAFPQDGKNALNALRMFLDSLEKIPNDPVKPLIYGIGKAYSGEVRNVIPAYGKIEGSIRSLSLDHTKEYINKLEKILNSIKEMLDVDYKITLGSQYKEVVNDEKVYKEFLEKIENKYKIIDCGYKMTGEDFGFIAEKYPALMFWLGTKTNKKVGLHSPDFLPDDDVINIGIDIFKKLC; the protein is encoded by the coding sequence ATGATATCGCCTATTGAATTAAGATATATTTTACATCAAAATCCTGAATTGGGATTTAAAGAGTTTAAAACCACACAAATATTAGAAAATGCTATTAATAAATTAAAAGAACATTATAATATCAATGTTGAAATATTAAAACCTTTAGAAACGGGTTTGATAATAAAGTATCAACCAGTTGAAAAAAATGAGTTTGTTCTTTTTAGATCAGATATTGATGCTTTGCCTATAAAAGAAAAAAATAATATTGATTTCAAATCAAAGAATGAAAATATGCATGCATGTGGCCATGATATTCATATGTCCATATTATACGGATTAATTAAATATGCGTTTGAAAATAAAATTCAAAAAAATATTTTATTTTTGTTTCAGCCTGCAGAAGAAGGTGGAGGTGGAGCAAAAAAGGTAATTGATTCTGGTATTTTTAATAATTTTAATATAATAAAGGCTTATGCTTTACATGTTACTGATGAATATGAAAAAGGAGTAATAGCTACATCAAAAGGTGTATTATTTGCTTCTGCGGTTGAAATAGATATAGAATTTTTCGGGAAAAATTCTCATATAGCCTTTCCGCAAGATGGGAAAAATGCATTAAATGCTTTAAGAATGTTTTTAGATTCACTTGAAAAAATTCCCAATGATCCTGTGAAACCTTTAATATATGGTATTGGAAAAGCGTATTCTGGTGAGGTAAGAAATGTTATACCTGCTTATGGGAAAATAGAAGGAAGCATTAGATCTTTGAGTTTAGACCATACTAAAGAATACATTAATAAATTGGAAAAAATATTAAACTCAATTAAAGAAATGCTAGATGTGGATTATAAAATTACTTTAGGTTCACAATATAAAGAAGTTGTTAACGATGAAAAAGTATATAAAGAATTTTTAGAAAAAATAGAAAATAAATATAAAATAATAGATTGTGGATATAAGATGACAGGAGAAGATTTTGGATTTATAGCAGAAAAATACCCCGCTTTAATGTTTTGGTTAGGTACTAAAACAAATAAAAAAGTAGGGTTACATTCTCCGGACTTTTTACCTGACGATGATGTAATTAATATTGGTATTGATATATTTAAGAAATTATGTTGA
- a CDS encoding transposase: protein LTKKGNKYLRTYLILAANSLRYHNPIFKEYYWKKFNESNSHRHMRALVLSGRKLVNLIFYLLKNNVPYIPMK from the coding sequence ATTAACTAAAAAAGGTAATAAATATCTTAGAACTTATTTGATTTTAGCTGCTAATTCTCTTAGATATCATAATCCTATTTTCAAAGAATATTACTGGAAAAAGTTTAATGAATCTAATTCTCATCGTCATATGAGAGCTCTTGTATTAAGCGGTAGAAAACTTGTCAATCTTATTTTTTATTTACTTAAAAACAATGTACCTTATATTCCCATGAAATAA
- a CDS encoding M3 family oligoendopeptidase — translation MILTNEKIEKKPRKFYNKEINLNDWNDVKNELESLLAEEINSVNDLLKFLEKWSEFDAILSEEMAWRYIRMTCDTKEENSKAFNDFYANIISPASEYDFLLKKKFYDSPYRKELKNESYEHMNRLVSRDIEIFRKENLPLKIKEQELSSKYGEIISKITVEYDGEERTLSQMGIYLKNPDRKIREDAWKLVNNAILEHHEELETLFDELKNIRIQIAKNAGYENFRDYMHDAKRRFDFTPKDLFEFHKSVEKTVVPALSKLNEERRKKLNVETLKPWDTEVDVDGKILKPFRTEEEFVEKAIKILKRVDSDFAKNIEKMKNSGFLDLINRKGKAPGGYNYPLRETGAAFIFMNAVGIHGNVKTLLHESGHAQHTFYSKDIPISILKDFPSEVAELASMSMELLTLEYLDEYYNNPEDLKKAKREQLEGTLKILPWVMIVDAFQHWIYTNPNHTIEERDNYFGELMDRFNPGIDWSGLDKEKRIRWLRQLHIFEVPFYYIEYAMSQLGAIAVYKNYKENGKEAIEQYKNFLSSGFKYPVKKLYEIAGIKFDFSEKYISELVEFIMDEIESL, via the coding sequence ATGATACTTACAAATGAAAAAATTGAAAAGAAACCGAGGAAATTCTATAACAAAGAGATTAACTTAAACGATTGGAATGATGTAAAAAATGAACTAGAAAGTCTATTAGCTGAAGAAATAAATTCAGTTAATGATTTACTAAAATTTTTGGAAAAATGGTCTGAATTTGATGCTATACTCTCTGAAGAAATGGCATGGAGATATATTAGAATGACTTGTGATACGAAAGAAGAAAATTCCAAAGCATTTAATGATTTTTATGCTAATATAATATCTCCGGCAAGTGAATATGATTTTTTATTGAAAAAGAAGTTTTATGATTCTCCATATAGAAAAGAATTGAAAAATGAAAGCTATGAACACATGAATAGATTAGTTTCAAGAGATATAGAAATTTTTAGAAAAGAGAATCTTCCATTAAAGATAAAAGAACAAGAATTATCTTCAAAATATGGAGAAATAATTTCAAAAATAACTGTTGAATATGATGGCGAAGAAAGAACTTTATCACAGATGGGAATATATTTAAAAAATCCCGATAGGAAAATTAGAGAAGATGCTTGGAAATTAGTAAATAATGCAATATTAGAACACCATGAGGAATTAGAAACCCTCTTTGATGAATTAAAAAATATTAGAATTCAAATAGCAAAGAATGCGGGATATGAAAATTTTAGAGACTACATGCATGATGCAAAAAGAAGGTTTGATTTTACACCTAAAGATTTATTTGAATTTCATAAATCTGTAGAAAAAACCGTTGTTCCAGCATTATCAAAATTAAATGAAGAGAGAAGAAAAAAATTAAATGTAGAAACTTTAAAACCATGGGATACTGAAGTTGATGTTGACGGGAAAATATTAAAACCGTTTAGAACAGAAGAAGAGTTTGTAGAAAAAGCTATAAAAATTTTAAAAAGAGTAGATAGTGACTTTGCAAAAAATATAGAGAAAATGAAAAATTCTGGATTTTTAGATTTAATTAATAGAAAAGGGAAAGCTCCAGGTGGATATAATTATCCTTTAAGAGAGACGGGAGCAGCATTTATATTTATGAATGCTGTAGGAATACATGGGAATGTAAAAACATTATTGCATGAATCTGGACATGCACAACATACATTTTATTCTAAAGATATACCTATTTCCATATTAAAAGACTTCCCAAGTGAAGTTGCAGAATTAGCTTCAATGTCTATGGAGTTACTAACTTTAGAGTATTTAGATGAATATTATAATAATCCTGAAGATTTAAAAAAAGCAAAAAGAGAACAATTAGAAGGAACATTGAAAATATTACCCTGGGTAATGATTGTTGATGCATTTCAACATTGGATATATACAAATCCTAATCATACAATAGAAGAAAGAGATAATTATTTTGGTGAATTAATGGATAGATTCAATCCTGGAATTGATTGGTCAGGATTAGATAAAGAAAAAAGAATTAGATGGTTAAGGCAATTGCATATTTTTGAAGTGCCATTTTATTATATTGAATATGCTATGTCACAATTAGGCGCAATAGCAGTTTATAAGAATTATAAAGAGAATGGAAAAGAAGCAATAGAGCAATATAAAAACTTTTTAAGTTCCGGATTTAAATATCCTGTAAAAAAATTATATGAAATAGCAGGTATAAAATTTGATTTTTCTGAAAAGTATATTTCAGAATTAGTAGAATTTATTATGGATGAAATTGAATCATTATAA
- a CDS encoding ATP-binding protein produces the protein MKKLPIGVQDYKEIIEENYIYVDKTKYIFNLIDSGKFYFLSRPRRFGKSLTVSTFYYLFKGEKVLFKDTYIYDKWEFKEYPIIRINLLDVVNESEKELKEGLLKIIKDEGKKYGIEIKNDHYKYAFDDLIIELSKKGKVVILVDEYEKPILDNINNKEMAEKYRNVLRNFYVTIKSKDEYIKFVFITGITKFTKTGVFSALNNLNDISLNKKYATMLGYTQEELEYYFEDYIKETAKDIGITEYQLLKEMKKYYNGFSFDGEQFVYNPFSILKFFEEKKFRNYWFESGSPSFLSKYIEDKKITYEDLVKNTVSSDDFTTREIEDANANIFFTQAGYLTFKGKEMYGFEEEYILDYPNLEVKDSFSRLILESNYKVEIKEIKEINKTVWKKLKNNDIKGLIEEIKKIISAIPYNLHKKEEKYYHSLIFTIIASAGIDVKAEELTNLGRSDLVIDFDERIYLFEIKVDKSAIDAINQIKEKKYYEKYRGKEIYVIGININSEKRNIEDYIIEKI, from the coding sequence ATGAAAAAATTGCCAATAGGTGTACAAGATTATAAAGAAATAATAGAAGAAAATTATATATATGTAGATAAAACAAAATATATATTTAATTTAATAGATAGTGGAAAATTTTATTTTCTCTCAAGACCAAGGAGATTTGGTAAAAGTTTAACAGTATCAACGTTTTATTATCTATTCAAAGGAGAAAAGGTATTATTTAAAGATACATATATATATGACAAATGGGAATTTAAAGAATATCCAATAATAAGGATAAATCTACTTGATGTAGTAAATGAAAGTGAAAAAGAATTAAAAGAAGGGTTATTAAAAATAATAAAAGATGAAGGAAAAAAATATGGTATAGAAATAAAAAACGATCACTATAAATATGCATTTGATGATTTAATAATAGAATTATCCAAAAAAGGAAAAGTGGTAATATTAGTAGATGAATATGAAAAGCCAATATTGGATAATATAAATAACAAAGAAATGGCAGAAAAATATAGAAATGTGTTAAGAAATTTTTATGTAACAATAAAATCAAAGGATGAATATATAAAATTTGTATTCATAACAGGGATTACGAAATTCACAAAAACAGGAGTATTTTCAGCGCTTAATAATTTAAATGATATATCGTTAAATAAAAAATATGCAACAATGTTGGGTTATACACAGGAAGAATTGGAATATTATTTTGAAGATTATATAAAAGAAACAGCAAAAGACATAGGAATAACAGAATATCAATTATTAAAAGAAATGAAAAAATATTACAATGGATTTTCATTTGATGGAGAGCAATTTGTATATAATCCATTCTCCATATTAAAGTTTTTTGAAGAAAAAAAATTCAGAAATTACTGGTTTGAAAGTGGATCACCATCATTTCTATCAAAATATATAGAAGACAAAAAAATAACCTATGAAGATTTGGTAAAAAACACAGTAAGTAGCGATGATTTTACAACAAGAGAAATAGAAGATGCAAATGCAAATATATTCTTCACACAGGCTGGATATCTAACATTTAAAGGAAAAGAAATGTATGGATTTGAAGAAGAATATATATTAGACTATCCAAATCTTGAAGTAAAAGATAGCTTTTCAAGATTAATATTAGAATCGAACTATAAAGTGGAAATAAAAGAAATAAAAGAAATAAACAAAACAGTATGGAAAAAATTAAAAAACAATGATATTAAAGGATTAATAGAAGAAATAAAGAAAATAATAAGTGCAATACCGTATAATCTACACAAAAAAGAAGAAAAATATTATCATTCATTAATATTTACAATAATAGCATCAGCAGGAATAGACGTAAAAGCAGAAGAATTAACAAACTTAGGACGAAGTGACCTTGTAATAGACTTTGATGAAAGGATATATCTTTTTGAAATAAAAGTGGATAAAAGTGCAATTGATGCAATAAACCAAATAAAAGAAAAGAAATATTATGAAAAATACAGAGGAAAAGAAATATATGTAATAGGAATAAATATCAATTCAGAAAAGAGAAATATTGAGGATTATATAATTGAAAAAATATAA
- a CDS encoding MFS transporter, with the protein MKKTELIFGFSSFFAFGYSLIVTSTLIPIIEKAYNIDHSLVGLAFSIGSIAFLLSALLYGYLLEKFNAFKMILSAILIFLMGNILMFLMNSYWIMVLGIFFINFGGGALEISIPFLIGVTGNGKKGRILNLLHSAFAIGALSSPIFSSLILRYTKYWKLSFLTGILLNIIPLISLFLIKSFIESIHTNYLNKEKKSIKGIINFNLIMLVLALSFYVGYEMNFSSWISTFLYEFRNFNISTAALYPSFLWFGLFLGRTLLSKMPERYGYKRWLIITVLFSILFSVFTIYVSKDVVISAIGTILVGTAFATTYPTIQALIVEKYENNKGIALSIASGGTSIISGGITYLIGYIGKLHGLLYSFFIVITINILELIIVFLINEKK; encoded by the coding sequence ATGAAAAAAACTGAACTGATATTTGGATTTAGTAGTTTTTTTGCCTTTGGTTATTCATTAATAGTAACAAGCACTTTAATCCCAATAATTGAAAAAGCATATAATATTGATCATTCTTTAGTTGGATTAGCCTTTTCAATAGGATCTATTGCGTTTTTATTGTCAGCTTTATTATACGGTTATCTTTTAGAAAAATTTAATGCTTTTAAAATGATTTTATCTGCTATATTGATTTTCCTAATGGGAAACATTTTGATGTTTTTAATGAATTCATATTGGATAATGGTTTTAGGGATATTTTTTATTAATTTTGGTGGAGGAGCTTTGGAAATTTCAATCCCCTTTCTTATTGGAGTTACAGGAAATGGAAAAAAAGGAAGGATATTAAATTTATTACATTCTGCTTTTGCTATAGGAGCATTGAGTAGTCCTATTTTTTCATCATTGATATTAAGGTATACTAAATATTGGAAGTTATCCTTTTTAACTGGAATATTATTGAATATCATTCCGTTAATTTCGTTGTTTTTAATTAAAAGTTTTATAGAATCCATACATACGAATTATTTGAATAAAGAAAAAAAGAGTATTAAAGGTATAATCAATTTTAATTTAATTATGTTGGTATTAGCTTTATCTTTTTATGTTGGATATGAAATGAACTTTTCATCTTGGATATCAACATTTTTATATGAATTTAGGAATTTTAATATTTCAACAGCAGCATTATATCCATCATTTTTATGGTTTGGACTATTTTTAGGAAGAACATTATTATCTAAAATGCCGGAAAGATATGGTTATAAAAGATGGCTAATTATAACTGTGTTATTTTCTATATTATTTTCAGTTTTTACAATTTATGTAAGTAAAGATGTTGTTATTTCCGCAATTGGAACAATATTGGTAGGGACAGCATTTGCAACAACATATCCAACTATTCAAGCCTTAATAGTAGAAAAATATGAAAATAATAAAGGAATAGCTCTAAGTATTGCTTCTGGTGGAACATCCATTATTTCTGGAGGGATAACCTATTTGATTGGGTATATTGGAAAACTGCACGGATTGTTATATAGTTTTTTTATAGTAATAACTATAAATATTTTAGAATTAATTATAGTGTTTCTAATTAATGAAAAGAAATAA